The sequence below is a genomic window from Flavobacterium keumense.
ATTGTCTACAACAATTGTTTCCACAGTAAATTGATGGCTATTGATTGAAACAATAGACTGAAGACATTCCTTCAGATCATTCCAACTTTTGTAGTTTACAATGACAATTGAGATATCAACCATTTGATTTGTATTATACTGCTACGTCGTATTCTCTCAACGCATTGTTCAATGATGTTTTCAAATCAGTAGAAGGTTTGCGAGTACCAATGATTAAAGCACAAGGCACTTGAAATTCTCCAGCCGCGAATTTTTTAGTGTAACTTCCTGGAATTACTACAGAACGAGCAGGTACAAATCCTTTCATTTCTTTAGGTTCGTCACCAGTTACATCGATGATTTTTGTTGATGCAGTTAAACATACATTGGCTCCAAGAACCGCTTCTTTACCTACATGAACTCCTTCTACTACAATACAACGAGAACCAATAAAAGCACCATCTTCAATAATTACTGGAGCAGCTTGTAAAGGTTCTAAAACACCACCAATTCCAACACCACCACTTAAGTGAACGTCTTTACCAATTTGAGCACAACTTCCTACGGTCGCCCAAGTATCAACCATAGTCCCTTCATCAACATACGCACCAATATTAACATAACTTGGCATCATGATAACCCCACTAGAAATGTATGAACCATAACGAGCAGAAGCGCCTGGTACCACACGTACTCCTTTTTCAGCATAGTTTCTTTTCAATTCCATTTTGTCATGGAACTCAAAAATACCAGCTTCCCAAGTTTCCATTTTTTGGATAGGGAAATACATTACTACGGCTTTCTTTACCCATTCGTTTACTTGCCAAGAGCCTGTACTGAGCGAAGTCGAAGTATCTCCTTTTGGTTCAGCAACACGTAATTTTCCGGCATCTAATAATGCAATAACTTCTCTAATAGCATTGGTTGTAGCCGTTTCTTGTAATAAAGCTCTGTTCTCCCAAGCTTGTTCTATTGTTGTTTGTAATGAATTCATGGTGTAGTTTGTATTAATTTTTGACAAAGATAGTTTTTTTGTGCAATTGTCAAAAAAGGAACTCTAGGATACATAGTTATCAATTAACTGAATTAATTCATCGTAACTGGAAAGGATTTATGCTGAATTTTAAGTAAATTTACCCCTCCAATTTAAGAGAAAAATTAATGCCAAGAATACTCGCTATAGATTACGGCCAAAAACGCACCGGAATTGCAGTTACTGATGAGCTGCAAATCATTGCTTCTGGATTAACAACGATTCCTTCGGCAACGGCCATTGATTTTTTGAAAGACTATTTCCAAAAAGAAAAAGTAGAAGCAGTACTTATTGGCGAACCCAAGCAAATGAATGGTCAGCCTTCTGAAAGTGCTTCAATTATCAAAGGATTTGTGACACATTTCACCAATCATTTTCCTGATATGAAAGTAATTCGAGTGGATGAACGGTTTACTTCTA
It includes:
- the ruvX gene encoding Holliday junction resolvase RuvX gives rise to the protein MPRILAIDYGQKRTGIAVTDELQIIASGLTTIPSATAIDFLKDYFQKEKVEAVLIGEPKQMNGQPSESASIIKGFVTHFTNHFPDMKVIRVDERFTSKMAFQTMIDSGLSKKKRQDKGLIDEISATIMLQDYLSRKMF
- a CDS encoding 2,3,4,5-tetrahydropyridine-2,6-dicarboxylate N-succinyltransferase → MNSLQTTIEQAWENRALLQETATTNAIREVIALLDAGKLRVAEPKGDTSTSLSTGSWQVNEWVKKAVVMYFPIQKMETWEAGIFEFHDKMELKRNYAEKGVRVVPGASARYGSYISSGVIMMPSYVNIGAYVDEGTMVDTWATVGSCAQIGKDVHLSGGVGIGGVLEPLQAAPVIIEDGAFIGSRCIVVEGVHVGKEAVLGANVCLTASTKIIDVTGDEPKEMKGFVPARSVVIPGSYTKKFAAGEFQVPCALIIGTRKPSTDLKTSLNNALREYDVAV